The Zonotrichia albicollis isolate bZonAlb1 chromosome 6, bZonAlb1.hap1, whole genome shotgun sequence genome window below encodes:
- the RAB3IL1 gene encoding guanine nucleotide exchange factor for Rab-3A produces MLRGQVSLEEESQNPPAVGHWKPLMPSRGDKEEPEGGCQDAGGVHEPQSTEQLNVSRLRSSSVEIREKGSEFLRDELHKAQKELKLKDKECERLSKVREQLEQELEELTASLFEEAHKMVREANTKQAAAEKQLREARGKIDMLQAEVTALKTLVITSTPSSPNRELHPQLQSPSKGGFRKGHGRNKSTSSAMVSAASQNVAPEPVSRECRESGFPALLSLLLCILPGKAIHITYEPGWQALGADASSFSSSSWQVDSILFAEFQAWKESPTLDKSCSFLDRIYREDVGPCLDFTKQELSELVRVAVEQNTLTIEPVAFQAVPVGKVAAEECGGPNGFRSQIVTKCALSGLPRTCKHRIMLGDSGNYYYISPSCRARITAVCNFFTYIRYIQQGLVRQDVELMYWEVMRLRREMSLAKLGFYPSEM; encoded by the exons ATGTTGCGGGG CCAGGTCAGTTTGGAGGAAGAGAGCCAGAATCCACCCGCTGTGGGACACTGGAAGCCCCTGATGCCATCCAGAGGTGACAAGGAGGAGCCAGAGGGTGGATGCCAGGATGCTGGAGGTGTGCATGAACCCCAATCCACGGAGCAGCTCAACGTGTCCCGGCTGCGCAGCTCCTCGGTGGAGATCCGGGAAAAGGGCTCGGAGTTCCTGAGGGATGAGCTGCACAAAGCACAGAAG GAGCTGAAGCTCAAGGACAAAGAATGTGAGAGATTGTCAAAAGTCAGggaacagctggagcaggaactGGAGGAGTTAACAGCCAGCCTGTTTGAG GAAGCCCACAAGATGGTGAGAGAAGCCAACACCAaacaggctgcagcagagaaaCAGCTCAGGGAGGCCCGGGGCAAG ATTGAcatgctgcaggcagaggtgaCAGCCCTGAAGACGCTGGTGATCACATCCACACCGTCCTCCCCGAACCGGGAGCTGCACCCTCAGCTGCAGAGCCCTTCCAAAGGTGGCTTCAGGAAGGGCCACGGGAGGAACAAGAGCACCAGCAGTGCCATGGTGTCAGCTGCCAGCCAGAACGTGGCTCCAGAGCCTGTCAGCAGGGAGTGCAGAGAG TCTGgtttccctgctctcctctccctgctcctttgCATCCTCCCTGGGAAGGCTATCCACATCACCTatgagccaggctggcaggccTTGGGAGCAGAtgcttcctccttctcctcttcctcatggCAG GTCGACTCCATTTTATTTGCCGAGTTCCAGGCCTGGAAGGAATCTCCAACTTTGGACAAATCCTGCTCCTTCCTGGACAGAATTTACCGAGAAGATGTAGGACCTTGTCTGGACTTCACCAAGCAGGAG CTGTCGGAGCTGGTGCGAGTGGCAGTGGAGCAAAACACCCTCACCATCGAGCCCGTGGCTTtccaggctgtccctgtgggGAAGGTGGCAGCAGAAGAGTGTGGTGGCCCCAA TGGCTTCCGGTCACAAATCGTAAC gaaatgtgCTCTGAGCGGCCTCCCCAGGACCTGCAAGCACCGGATCATGCTGGGGGATTCTGGGAATTACTACTACATTTCCCcttcctgcagggccagg ATCACAGCAGTGTGCAACTTCTTCACCTACATCCGCTATATCCAGCAAGGCCTGGTGAGGCAGGATG TGGAGCTGATGTACTGGGAGGTCATGCGGCTCCGCAGGGAGATGTCTCTGGCCAAACTTGGATTTTATCCCAGCGAGATgtga
- the FADS2 gene encoding acyl-CoA 6-desaturase — MGKGGEQGGDSGEPAAQIRFYTWEEIQKHNLRTDKWLVIERKVYNVTKWAKRHPGGQRVISHCAGEDATDAFQAFHINPTLVQKFLKPLLIGELAPGEPSQDRDKNSQLVEDFRTLRKTAEDMNLFQASPLFFSCYLGHIIVMEVLAWLMISYFGTGWITTLILACILTTSQAQAGWLQHDFGHLSVFKKSSWNHIVHKFVIGHLKGASANWWNHRHFQHHAKPNIFQKDPDVNMLHIFVLGDTQPVEYGKKKLKYLPYNHQHEYFFLIFPPLLIPVYFQIQIISTMIKRRFWADLAWAISYYLRYFITYIPFYGVLGSLCLLTFVRFLESHWFVWVTQMNHIPMEIDSEKHRDWLSSQMAATCNIEQSFFNDWFTGHLNFQIEHHLFPTMPRHNFWKVKPLVKSLCAKYGVHYEEKPLGKAFVDIVGSLKKSGDLWLDAYLHK, encoded by the exons ATGGGGAAAGGGGGTGAGCAAGGGGGGGACTCGGGGGAGCCGGCGGCGCAGATCCGCTTCTACACCTGGGAGGAGATCCAGAAGCACAACCTGAGGACGGACAAGTGGCTGGTGATAGAGCGAAAGGTTTATAATGTCACCAAGTGGGCAAAGAGGCACCCGGGGGGCCAGCGAGTCATCAGCCACTGCGCCGGCGAAGATGCCACG GATGCATTCCAGGCCTTCCACATCAATCCCACCTTGGTGCAGAAGTTTCTCAAGCCCCTGCTTATTGGAGAACTCGCTCCAGGGGAGCCCAGCCAGGACCGAGACAAAAAT TCCCAGCTGGTGGAAGATTTCCGGACCCTGAGGAAGACAGCAGAGGACATGAACCTGTTCCAAGCCAGCCCCTTGTTCTTCTCCTGTTACCTGGGACACATCATTGTCATGGAAGTTTTGGCTTGGCTCATGATTTCCTACTTTGGGACCGGCTGGATCACAACCCTCATCCTTGCCTGCATCCTTACAACTTCCCAG GCCCAGGCAGGGTGGCTGCAACATGATTTTGGACACCTCTCTGTCTTCAAGAAGTCTTCCTGGAACCACATTGTCCACAAGTTTGTCATTGGGCACCTGAAG GGTGCCTCTGCAAACTGGTGGAACCACCGCCACTTCCAGCACCACGCCAAGCCAAACATCTTCCAGAAGGACCCAGATGTGAACATGCTGCACATTTTTGTCCTGGGAGACACACAGCCCGTTGAG TATGGCAAGAAGAAGCTGAAGTACCTGCCTTACAACCACCAGCACGAGTACTTCTTCCTCA TCTTCCCACCTCTGCTCATCCCTGTGTATTTCCAAATCCAAATCATCTCGACCATGATCAAGCGCAGGTTCTGGGCG GACCTGGCCTGGGCCATCAGCTACTACCTGCGCTATTTCATCACCTACATCCCGTTCTACGGCGTCCTGGGATCCCTGTGTCTCCTCACGTTTGTCAG GTTTCTGGAGAGTCACTGGTTTGTGTGGGTCACCCAGATGAATCACATTCCAATGGAAATTGATTCTGAGAAGCACAGAGactggctgagctcccag ATGGCAGCAACCTGCAACATTGAGCAGTCCTTTTTCAACGACTGGTTCACCGGGCACCTGAACTTCCAGATCGAGCACCA CCTGTTTCCAACAATGCCACGGCACAACTTCTGGAAGGTGAAGCCTTTGGTGAAGTCTTTATGTGCCAAGTATGGAGTCCACTATGAGGAGAAGCCTCTTGGGAAAGCGTTCGTAGACATTGTTGG GTCCCTCAAGAAATCTGGAGATCTCTGGCTGGATGCTTATCTCCATAAGTGA